In the genome of Deltaproteobacteria bacterium GWC2_65_14, the window ACCTTAACGCCGGGCGCGGAATATCCTATACTAATACCCGGGGGGGTGGGGATGTGAAACAATCCGCCAAGGTCTTCAAGGCGCTTTCGGACGAAACGCGCCTTCGGATCCTGAAAATACTCGAGCAGCGCCCCCTGTGCGTCTGCGAAATCCAGTATGTCCTCAAAGGGTCCCAGCCCAACGTGTCCCATCACCTGAAGACCCTGTCGGACGCCGGGCTCGTGGAGTCGAAAAAGGACGGGCTCTGGGTCGACTACCGGCTTCCGGACAAGCCGCAGACGCCGCTCCACGCCGCCGTGCTCTCCCTGGTCAAAAACGGCCTCTCCAAGGATCCGGTCATGAAGAGGGACAACGCCCTGGTCAAGAGCGCGAACCGGCTCGAGATCACCCTCCGGAAGTAGGTTCCCCCGGATCGCGGAGCCGCACGACGGTGGCTCCCCATCCCCCCGCCTCCGGCGGGGCGTCCGCGTATCCTTCCACCCGCGGGTGGTTCGAAAGGACCGACCGGACGATCCGCCGCTGGGCGCCGGTCCCCTGCCCGTGGATGATCCGGACCTGCCGGAAACCCTTCTCCGCCGCCTCCTCCAGGTAATCGCCGACAAGGCTCCGGACCTCCGCCGGGGAAAAGGCATGGAGGTCGATCCGGTCCTCGATCGGGATCCGGCGCGGCATCCCGGTGCGCGACCGTCCTCCGCTCATCCGGCGGGCGGAGATCCCGGGACCATGGCAGGTTCCTTCACCCGGGGGGGCTCCGCCTCCTGCGCGCGAAGGAGAACCGTCTGGTTCTTCCGCGCAATCTCCGCCCACTCCTCGAAGGGGACCCGCTCGAATGCGGCCACCACCTCCGGGTCGAAACGGCTTCCTGCGCCGGACCGAAGCTCTTCGACCCCTTCCGCGTGAAAGGCGGCGCTGTGGTAGGCCCGTTCGGTCGTCAGGGCGTCGTAGACGTCGACCACGGTAAAGATCCGCGCCCCGAGGGGGATCTCTTCCCCCGCAAGCCCCCTGGGGTAGCCGGAGCCGTCGAACCGCTCATGGTGGCACAAGACGATCTCCGACGCCTCCTTCAGGAACGGGATCTTCCCGAGCATCCGGTGGCCGATCTCCGGGTGCCGCCGCATCGTCTCCCACTCGCTCGCGGAAAGCGCCCCGGGCTTGAGGAGGACGTCGTCGGGGATGCCGATCTTTCCCACGTCGTGCAGAAGGGCCGCCCGCCACAGGATGTCGAGCTCTCCGGCGTCCCGGATCCCCATCTCCGTCGCGAGGCGGATCGTATAGTCGGCCACGCGCAGCGAGTGGACCCCGGTGTTGTGCTCCCGCATGTCCAGCGCCGAGGCCAGCGCGACCAGGGTGTTCTCGTTCGCCGATTCGACCTCGAGGAAATGCTTCCGCTGCCGCTCGAAGAAGTTCGCCGAGAGCGATCCGACCAGCCAGAAGACCCCGACCTCGCCCACGCGGCCGATCTGTTCCTCGATCCCGGCAGGCCATCCATCGCCGAATAGCCCGAGGCATGCCACCGTCGCCACGGCGACGGCGGCGGCCGCCCCCCGGCCGGTGAACCAGGAAGAAGCGAGGAGAATGGGGAGGAAATAGAGCTTTCGGACCAGTTCCCGGGAGCCCTGCGCGGCCTCGATCCTCTCGGGAAAGACCTGGAGAAGCACAGTGATGCCGAGCAGGAGGACCGCGACGGCCGCTGCCTTCGCCGCCGGCCCCGTATACCCGAAGACCGATTCCCGCGGTGAGACCTCTCCCATGTTCTTCCCATGGTACCGCATCCGGGGAATCCGGGTAAGATACTTCCATGTCCGGAAAGGTGATCGTCGGGACGGCGGGGCACATCGACCACGGGAAGAGCGCCCTCGTGCGCGCGCTGACCGGCACCGACCCGGACCGGCTCAAGGAGGAGAAGGAGCGGGGAATCACGATCGAGCTGGGGTTCGCCCGGCTTTCCCTCCCCTCCGGGATCCTCGCCGGGATCGTCGACGTCCCGGGGCACGAGAGATTCGTCCGGACCATGGTGGCGGGAGCGGCCGGGATCGACATCGTGATGCTCGTGATCGCGGCGGACGAGGGGGTGATGCCGCAGACGCGCGAGCACCTCGACATCTGCCGCCTCCTCGCGATCCGGGGGGGGCTGGTGGCGCTCACCAAGCGCGACAAGGTCGACCCCGACTGGGCGGCCCTCCAGGAGGAGGAGGTTCGCTCCTTCGTGCGGGGGACCTTCCTCGAGGACGCCCCGATCGTCCCGGTCTCCTCGGTGACCGGCGAGGGGCTTCCCCGGCTGGTTTCCGAGCTCGACCGGATCGCCTCCGCCGTCCCGGGAAAGGATCCCTCCCTCTTCTTCCGCCTCCCCGTCGACCGTTCCTTCACCATGAAGGGGTTCGGAACGGTGGTGACCGGTACCGTCGTCGGGGGGACGGTGCGGTCGGGAGACGAGGTGCAGGTGCTCCCCGGCGGGGAATCGGCGAAGGTCCGCGGGCTCCAGGTCCACGGCGGGCCGGCCGCTCACTCCACGGCGGGGACCCGCACGGCGGTGAATCTCCAGGGGCTGGAGAAGGAGAGCGTGCCGCGGGGGGCGGTCCTCTGCCATCCCGGAACCTTCGCCCCCACGAAGGCGGTCGACGCCTTCCTCGAGTACCTGCCTCTCGTCCCGAAACCGCTGCGGAGCCGGGCCCGGGTCTCCTTCCACGCGGGGACCTTCTCCTGCCTCGGGAGGGTGTTCCTCTACGGGACCGCCGGGATCCCCCCGGGCGGCTCGGGGTACGCCCGGATCGAGCTCGAGGAGGAGCATATCCTCGGGGGCGGGGACCGGTTCATCCTGCGGGGGTTCGCCCCGCTGGAGAACTTCGGCTACACGATCGGCGGAGGGGCCGTCCTTTCCCCCTGCCCTCCCCCGCGACGGAAAGGGACGGCGAATGAGATTCCGGAGGCGCTTCCGCGCCTCCGCTCCTCCGTGCCGGAGGAGCGGATCCTGGCCGCGGCGGAGGAGGCGGGCCGCGTCGGACTGGGGAAAACGGAGGCCGCCGTCATCGCGGGAACCGGCCCCGAGGCGGCAGAGGCCGGGATCGAACGGCTTCTCTCCGCGGGAGGCCTTCGCGGAAACGCGGGCGGCCGGCGCTTCTGGCACACCAAAGCGGTGGAGCAGGCGGCGGCCGAGGGGATTCGCGCCCTCTCGCTCCTTCACGACCGGTTCCCCGACCGGGAAGGGTTCCCCCGGGAGGAGGTCGCCGCGGCCTTTCCGGTTCCCCCGGACATGGAGCTGCTGGCGCTGGCGTTTTCGGGAAGGAAGGAGCTCGGAAAAGCGGGGGAGCTCCACTTCCTTCCGGAGCGCCGACCCCGTTCGGTGGATCTGTCGTCGCCCCTTGCGAAGGCGATCGCGGACAAGGTCCGCGGCGCGGGCCTCTCCGCCCTGTCGAAGACGGAACTTGCGGACAGCCTGCGTCCACCCGACAGAAAGGAATTCGAGAAGACGCTGGAGGGGCTGGTCAAGGCCGGGAAGGTGCTTCGGGTGAAGGACCTCCATTTCGATCCGGACGCCGTCTCCCGTCTCAGGGATCAGCTCGTCGCGTTCCTGGAGAAGAGGAAGGAGATCACGGTGCCGGAGTTCAAGGAGCTCGGCGGGGGGCTTTCGCGCAAGTACATCATCCCCCTGATGGAGCACTTCGACCTGGCCAAGGTGACCCTGCGGATCGGCGACAAGCGGATCCTTCGGAAAGGGACGTAGGATCCCCCGGAGACGGGTCCTCCCGGGCTCGAGGCCGGACTCATGAAGCGGGAACCGACTCGTTCCCGGTCGGGTTTTCCTCTCCCGCGACTCTC includes:
- a CDS encoding selenocysteine-specific translation elongation factor, which codes for MSGKVIVGTAGHIDHGKSALVRALTGTDPDRLKEEKERGITIELGFARLSLPSGILAGIVDVPGHERFVRTMVAGAAGIDIVMLVIAADEGVMPQTREHLDICRLLAIRGGLVALTKRDKVDPDWAALQEEEVRSFVRGTFLEDAPIVPVSSVTGEGLPRLVSELDRIASAVPGKDPSLFFRLPVDRSFTMKGFGTVVTGTVVGGTVRSGDEVQVLPGGESAKVRGLQVHGGPAAHSTAGTRTAVNLQGLEKESVPRGAVLCHPGTFAPTKAVDAFLEYLPLVPKPLRSRARVSFHAGTFSCLGRVFLYGTAGIPPGGSGYARIELEEEHILGGGDRFILRGFAPLENFGYTIGGGAVLSPCPPPRRKGTANEIPEALPRLRSSVPEERILAAAEEAGRVGLGKTEAAVIAGTGPEAAEAGIERLLSAGGLRGNAGGRRFWHTKAVEQAAAEGIRALSLLHDRFPDREGFPREEVAAAFPVPPDMELLALAFSGRKELGKAGELHFLPERRPRSVDLSSPLAKAIADKVRGAGLSALSKTELADSLRPPDRKEFEKTLEGLVKAGKVLRVKDLHFDPDAVSRLRDQLVAFLEKRKEITVPEFKELGGGLSRKYIIPLMEHFDLAKVTLRIGDKRILRKGT